A single region of the Pieris rapae chromosome 19, ilPieRapa1.1, whole genome shotgun sequence genome encodes:
- the LOC110995305 gene encoding uncharacterized protein LOC110995305, with product MNLQCKPVYESLRVLIFNGLSPTSKLIIAKIMSGIVFGKAQMVDLHIIVYSNEINIAEGLKNEVIACAFPCINSIKVSSDLPSVADGDVFCFITNFPNPNSFDFNKEPSEEVFDTLYLITKLANNFVWPEDTEDIRNEGYNNKEIQNKTKRKPIFVTDGLIAVDILNSLSKNMPPDVFYCSTPITAIGKSILAEYLNVHGNVINKVLVWAANDETFHIEVKKPFVIHEESDSQCDSGLLAKDFLESLNLDPTQFNATWMKKDFIEKIAMSASKNPYGCIYKAAEFARTLRNIWKARDSSEIHSNMGVISDGSLGTAKGLPYVLPIIMKGETWNVNTSFYEESAHLKQELKRINVAVKNHHKRLIIHCKRFLEENVINQAFIPSDVDSGSVY from the exons ATGAATTTACAATGCAAACCAGTGTACGAGTCGTTAAGagtcttaatatttaatggatTATCCCCAACTAGCAAGTTAATTATAGCTAAGATTATGTCAGGTATAGTCTTTGGGAAGGCACAGATGGTTGACcttcatattattgtttactCGAATGAAATCAATATAGCTGAAGGATTGAAGAATGAGGTTATAGCATGTGCATTTCCCTGTATAAATTCAATCAAAGTTTCTTCAGATTTACCCAg CGTTGCAGACGGTGACGTGTTTTGTTTCATAACAAACTTCCCGAATCCAAATtcgtttgattttaataaagagcCATCAGAGGAAGTGTTCGACACATTGTatcttataacaaaattagctaataattttgtatggcCAGAAGACACGGAAGATATAAGAAACGAAGGatataataacaaagaaattcaaaataaaactaaaaggaAACCAATTTTTGTTACTGATGGTCTTATTGCTgttgacattttaaattcgTTGTCAAAGAATATGCCGCCAGATGTGTTTTATTGCTCAACTCCAATAACCGCAATCGGAAAGTCGATTCTCGCtgagtatttaaat GTCCACGGCAACGTTATAAACAAAGTCTTAGTATGGGCCGCCAACGACGAAACATTTCACATCGAGGTTAAAAAACCTTTCGTTATTCACGAAGAAAGTGACTCGCAATGTGACTCTGGATTACTCGCTAAAGACTTCTTGGAATCACTGAATCTTGATCCTACTCAATTCAACGCTACTTGGATGAAAAAGGATTTTATTGAGAAG ATAGCAATGTCTGCTTCTAAGAACCCATACGGTTGTATCTATAAAGCGGCGGAGTTTGCGCGAACTTTGAGGAACATTTGGAAAGCCCGAGACAGTTCTGAAATACACTCTAATATGGGTGTCATAAGTGATGGATCTTTAGGCACCGCCAAAG GTCTTCCTTATGTTCTGCCTATTATAATGAAAGGTGAAACGTGGAATGTGAACACCAGTTTCTACGAAGAGAGCGCGCACTTAAAGCAAGAGCTGAAACGGATAAACGTCGCTGTGAAAAATCACCATAAGAga TTGATAATTCATTGCAAACGGTTTCTAGaggaaaatgtcattaatCAAGCTTTTATACCGTCGGACGTTGATAGTGGATCAGTATATTGA